One genomic window of Punica granatum isolate Tunisia-2019 chromosome 1, ASM765513v2, whole genome shotgun sequence includes the following:
- the LOC116205824 gene encoding mucin-2-like — MAEMMSLLRGSNRAASSSTPPPAYGSTIDPASWVSLTQMQESTTVTAPMPMIQPVPIPPPMHVSTVQPVSDPLPPPPAPTDVPLPPAAFLMSDPAIATVIVTVNVDPAFGLHSPSTKDLPGVECLHSCSTYRALYLLNFTTKYEPSIPSPITPNMPFPQSGTITHVAPTAPPTNFLPEGETEQEWRLKKIEEIVKAIQAGDYRHSTSYLDLNLVPSMPLPPKIKVPDFQKYDGISDPLHHLRHYRGKMFSTGNMSSSSLPLSKKVYLDQP, encoded by the coding sequence ATGGCTGAGATGATGTCTCTGCTCAGGGGTTCGAACCGCGCTGCCTCGAGCTCTACTCCGCCCCCTGCATACGGGTCAACTATTGACCCTGCCTCCTGGGTCTCGCTGACTCAAATGCAAGAAAGCACCACTGTGACCGCCCCCATGCCAATGATCCAACCAGTGCCCATTCCTCCCCCAATGCATGTATCAACAGTCCAACCAGTCAGTGACCCCTTGCCGCCACCGCCTGCCCCAACAGATGTCCCTCTCCCACCGGCGGCGTTCTTAATGTCAGACCCAGCTATTGCCACTGTCATTGTCACTGTTAATGTCGATCCCGCCTTCGGTCTACATAGTCCCTCCACTAAGGATCTTCCCGGTGTCGAGTGCCTTCACTCTTGCTCAACATATAGAGCCCTTTATCTTCTAAACTTCACAACCAAATACGAGCCTTCCATACCAAGCCCCATCACTCCTAATATGCCTTTCCCTCAATCGGGCACAATAACCCATGTGGCCCCTACAGCTCCACCCACAAATTTCCTTCCAGAGGGGGAAACTGAACAAGAGTGGAGGTTGAAGAAGATAGAGGAGATCGTGAAGGCCATCCAAGCTGGCGACTACCGTCATAGCACCAGTTATTTGGACCTAAACCTCGTCCCAAGCATGCCACTACCTCCGAAGATCAAGGTTCCTGACTTCCAGAAGTATGATGGAATTTCAGACCCGCTGCACCATCTCCGACATTATCGGGGAAAGATGTTCAGTACTGGGAATATGAGCAGTTCGTCGTTGCCACTTTCCAAGAAAGTCTATCTAGACCAGCCCTGA